Sequence from the Catenuloplanes indicus genome:
CGTCGCCTTGGTAGGCCATTACCCCACCAACAAGCTGATAGGCCGCGAGTCCATCCCAGACCGAAAAACTTTCCCGACTGATCCATGCGAATCTGAAGGAGTATCCGGTATTAGCCCCCGTTTCCGAGGGTTATCCCAAAGTCTGGGGCAGGTTACTCACGTGTTACTCACCCGTTCGCCGCTCGAGTACCCCGAAGGGCCTTTCCGCTCGACTTGCATGTGTTAAGCACGCCGCCAGCGTTCGTCCTGAGCCAGGATCAAACTCTCCAACGAAATCTAGAGAAAATCTGTCCCGACAGTCATCAAACTGCCAAAGGAATCCAACCGAAACCAAAGCTCCGGCCGGGGTATAAATCAATTGGCACTGGCTTTTCAAGCACCCTGTTGAGTTCTCAAAGAACAACCGCACACCACACCGCGACCCGGGTCAACCGGACCCCGCCGTGGGGCATTTCGTCCGTTCCGTACCCTTTGTCTCCGCCGGGCACTTGGTCTATCTTACCGGTCGTTTTCGCTCTGTCAAGTCCGTTCTCCGTGAGGAGATAGCGGATCTTTCCGAGAGCAACGCCCGGGTCTCCCCATGCTGACGCACATCGTCTCCGATGTCTGCCGCTTCGAGGAATCCCGCGGACCGGCCTGCGACCTCAGAACGCGTCAAAGCGCTCGGATCGTTCTTGCCCGGCTCCCGCTGGCTGTCCTACTCTACCCGGCCGGTTTCGCAACTCCAAATCGAGGTCTCCCCGATCCGGTCACACCACCCGGTTGCCCCGATTCCGGCCTCTCAGCGGCTTTCGCCCTGTTCGTCCGGTTCCCCGTGGCGAAGAGAAAGTTACGCGGCCATCGCCCCGGAACACAAATCATGATCCGTCGATGAGACCCGGTGCGCCGGTCCGGCATCGATGTCCGCAAGACACTCCCGGTGCCCGGTTCCGCGTGCCAGAGTTGGCGGCATGGCAACCGATACGCCCGCGACGAGCCCGGCGGCCGACGCGCTGCTCGGCCAGCTCTTTCCGCTGTGGCACCTGGTCATCGGCGGTTTCGTGCTGCTCGTGCTGGTGCTCTCGGTCCGCCGTCTCGCCGCCCGCGGCCAGACCCGGATGACCACCGCGCTGCTCGTCACCGGCACCGCCATCGCGGGTCTCACCGCCCTCGGCATCTTCTTCGACGCCCGCTGACTTGGTCTCGCACCACCCCTCGGTTCCACGCGGCTCCCCGGGCGATACAGAAGACCGGCCGTACGGATGCCGGCACCCGGAACTCCGGATGCCGGCGTGGCGAAGCGGAGTGACGGTCAGCCGCGAAGGTGCTGGACCAGCGACAGGAAGAGGCGCGCGTTGGTCAGCTTGCCGTAGGAGAACCCGACCAGCGTTCGCCCACCCGACTGGATCTTCGCGTCGTCGTAGCTGCGCTCGACACCGGTGATCTGCGACCACGGCGTGAGCGTGCCGGACCAGATCAGCCCGTCCGCTCGTACCGTGAAGTCCTTGAACGGCACTTCACCGCCGGCCGCGAGGGCCTGCTGCGCCGCGGGAAGTTTCGCCCGGGCCACGCCGGTCTCCAGGGCCTCGGCCAGTTCCGTCGTGTCGGTCCAGCCGCTGAGCAGCACGATGTCCGGCCGCCCCGCGCGTTCGACGGTGTAGAGGTGGTCGATCCGCCAGTTGTTCTGGGTGTGGATGTAGGTACGGGTGATCGAGATGTACAGGTCCTGCACCTCCGTCCACGGCACGACGTCCACGGCACCCGGCAGCGCCCGCGCGAAGCCGTTCTCAAAGATCACCATGGCGGTACGTCGTTTGGGCAGCACCAGCATCGCGATGATCGATCCGGCGAGCAGGGCGGCGCCGAGGATCGCGAGCGGCACGCCGACCGACGCCCCGCCGAGGAGGCCGCCGAGTCCGCCGCCGCCGATCAGCACGACGACGCCGCCGAGCAGCGCCGGGTACACGACGATGAACTGCCAGGTCGGCAGCGACGCGTGGTAGTGGGTCCGCAGCTTTTCGCCCAGCCGCCCGCCCGCCTCGGATATCGCGGCCGCTTCGAGTTCCGGTGCGGCCGCGGTGGCGTTGGCCAAGCCGGCTTTCTGATCTCCCCGTGTGGTCATCCGCCGGACCCTACCCGGCGAAGCTCAGGGGCGGTGCACGCGGAAGTGGGACATCGCGGTCTCCACCTCCTCCTCGGTCAGGTGCCGGCCGGGCAGCGGCGTCGGCGCGTCCCGGCGGGCGGCGAGCCCGTCGCGGAGGATGGTCAGGAAGCGCAGCCACACGTCCGGCCCGACCGGCCGACTGTAGTCCGTCACCGCCCCGATCATGACCATCAGCACGGGTACGTCCGAGGGCTGCAGATCCTCGCGGAGGACCCCGGCGGCCTTGGCGCGGTCGAACAGTCGGGTGACCGCCGGGTTGAGCCGCTCGCGGACCAGGGTGACCCGGTCACCGGAGTACCGGCCGCCGAGCATGACCTCGCGCAACCCGCGGTCGCCGGCTTGCAGGTCGGCGACCGCGCGGAGCCAACGGTCCAGCGCCACGGCCGGGTCGGGTTCGTCCGCGGCGTTCTCGGCGATCTGCGCCAGCCGGGCCATCTTCGACTCGAACAGCGCCTCGACCAGCGCGTCCTTGGTGGGAAAGCGCCGGTAGACGGTGCCGACGCCGAGACCAGCGTGGTGGGCGATGTCGTCGAGCGTCACGTCGAGGCCCTGAGCGGCGAACAGCTCACGGGCCGCCTGGAGGATCCGCTGGCGGTTCAGCTCGGCATCCCGGCGCAGCGGTTTGGCGGCCATGTGACGAGTCTAGCAATAAGTGGAGATGGTGCCTCAACTTGTCGTTAAACTGGAGAACGCATCTCCACTTCTCCCGAAGGAATCCCATGACCGAGACGGCCCACGGCCGCCGCTGGCTGATCCTCGCCGTGCTCGGCGTCGCCCAGCTCATGGTGGTACTCGACGCCACCATCGTGAACATCGCGCTACCGACAGCCCAGCAGGACCTCGGCTTCTCCGACGCGGACCGGCAGTGGGTCATCACCGCGTACGCGCTGGCGTTCGGCAGTCTGCTACTGCTCGGCGGCCGGATCGCCGACCTGTTCGGCCGCAAGAACACGTTCCTGACCGGCCTCGCCGGCTTCGCCATCGCGTCCGCGCTCGGCGGCGCCGCGCCCAACTTCGAGACCCTGGTGGCTGCCCGCGCGCTGCAGGGCATCTTCGGCGCGCTGCTCGCCCCGGCCGCGCTGTCGCTGCTCACCACCACGTTCACCGATCCCGCCGAGCGCGGCAAAGCGTTCGGCATCTTCGGCGCGCTCGCCGGCGGTGGCGGCGGCATCGGGCTGCTCCTCGGCGGAGTGCTCACCGAGCACCTGTCCTGGCGGTGGTGCCTGTACGTCAACCTGATCTTCGCGGCCGTCGCGTTCGCCGGTGGTGTCGCGTTCCTCAGCCGCCAGCGGCCGGCGCACCGGCCCGCGCTCGACATCCCCGGCGTGATCACCGTGTCGGCCGGCCTGTTCGGCCTGGTCTACGGCTTCGCCAACGCCGAGACCGAGGGCTGGTCCGACCCGATGTGCTGGGGTTTCCTGGCCGCCGGCGTCGTCCTCGTCGCGGTCTTCGTCGTCCTGCAGACCCGCGTGCCGCATCCACTGCTGCCGCTGCGCGTCATCCTCGACCGTGGCCGCGCCGGCTCGTACATCGCGGTGGCGGTCTCCGGTGCGGGCATCTTCGGCGTCTCGCTGTTCCTCACGTACTACCTGCAGGCCGTACGCGGATACAGCCCGGTCGAGACCGGCCTGGCGTTCCTCCCCCAGATCGGCGGCACCATGCTGGCCGCGACCACCGGCAACGCCGTCCTGGTCCGCCGGTTCGGCGCCCGCCCGCTGGTCACGCTCGG
This genomic interval carries:
- a CDS encoding DUF6585 family protein, yielding MTTRGDQKAGLANATAAAPELEAAAISEAGGRLGEKLRTHYHASLPTWQFIVVYPALLGGVVVLIGGGGLGGLLGGASVGVPLAILGAALLAGSIIAMLVLPKRRTAMVIFENGFARALPGAVDVVPWTEVQDLYISITRTYIHTQNNWRIDHLYTVERAGRPDIVLLSGWTDTTELAEALETGVARAKLPAAQQALAAGGEVPFKDFTVRADGLIWSGTLTPWSQITGVERSYDDAKIQSGGRTLVGFSYGKLTNARLFLSLVQHLRG
- a CDS encoding MFS transporter, with protein sequence MTETAHGRRWLILAVLGVAQLMVVLDATIVNIALPTAQQDLGFSDADRQWVITAYALAFGSLLLLGGRIADLFGRKNTFLTGLAGFAIASALGGAAPNFETLVAARALQGIFGALLAPAALSLLTTTFTDPAERGKAFGIFGALAGGGGGIGLLLGGVLTEHLSWRWCLYVNLIFAAVAFAGGVAFLSRQRPAHRPALDIPGVITVSAGLFGLVYGFANAETEGWSDPMCWGFLAAGVVLVAVFVVLQTRVPHPLLPLRVILDRGRAGSYIAVAVSGAGIFGVSLFLTYYLQAVRGYSPVETGLAFLPQIGGTMLAATTGNAVLVRRFGARPLVTLGMVLSGLGMVWMTLLEADSAYAAHVLPPLITLGLGFGLIIAPAMSTATSGVDPADAGVASATVNTSQQVGGSIGTALLNTLAASAAADYLTGRQPTADAIIQSQLASYHTAFWWTAAFFAVGAITCGLLLPSGRPIHDPDAEPALVH
- a CDS encoding TetR/AcrR family transcriptional regulator; amino-acid sequence: MAAKPLRRDAELNRQRILQAARELFAAQGLDVTLDDIAHHAGLGVGTVYRRFPTKDALVEALFESKMARLAQIAENAADEPDPAVALDRWLRAVADLQAGDRGLREVMLGGRYSGDRVTLVRERLNPAVTRLFDRAKAAGVLREDLQPSDVPVLMVMIGAVTDYSRPVGPDVWLRFLTILRDGLAARRDAPTPLPGRHLTEEEVETAMSHFRVHRP